One segment of Stenotrophomonas sp. SAU14A_NAIMI4_8 DNA contains the following:
- a CDS encoding DUF3578 domain-containing protein gives MTDQLPGQESQNLRAKLGTILRTYQHARSEVSFGGENEVADVFRELKEGVERLAIVAGNEHLKVVASYGKGNWATIPWLSILDRRETTTTQRGVYVVYLFSEAGDGVYLTLAQGVTEFESLHRKEAVRKLNDRADGIRALIPSLADAGFDLSSGIDLRSSGSKARMYEASTIAFKYYGVDELPSDQSLIVDLEAALQAYGAVVDAHSDRVAPRLDRRIALVGTWQTISRDYGSVLEGIDSNGGWASGWTFRLREGVRDELSSGFTLYINGGKRQIVAKARVGMLRCAPSADGIANPWPSLPGTYDEGNRFNDSANGAYKTWFKLEAIEFITPFPVEELELLDGFSTPNSVVNQNAFGYVYERIKDSWLGDDESQDAARVEASSAPVELEVDLDMSWLAAETLLAEGELSSMIDCLRGSQPQLILAGPPGTSKTWVAQKLATYLTRARKGAVRLVQFHPSYTYEAFIEGLRPVAGPSGVSFDVKAGVVLQIVSDMRKAGHLNDPDHPYVIIMDEANRANLPRVMGELLYLLEYRDQAISLQLSKEFKLPSNLMFIATMNTADRSIRSIDAAMRRRFEIFELAPDADVLERYFNSRALPSEAVVEGLSRLNDHLTRDLDRHHTIGHSFFMRNDMSPKVLREVWKRKLLPLIEEYYYDQPDGIGALSVNQLWPDYAD, from the coding sequence ATGACAGATCAATTGCCAGGCCAAGAATCCCAGAACCTTAGGGCCAAGCTTGGCACGATTCTTCGCACGTACCAGCATGCGCGGTCTGAGGTCAGTTTTGGGGGAGAGAATGAGGTCGCAGATGTCTTTCGGGAGCTGAAAGAGGGAGTCGAGCGGCTTGCCATTGTTGCCGGTAACGAGCATCTAAAAGTGGTGGCGAGCTACGGCAAGGGCAACTGGGCAACAATCCCCTGGCTGTCGATCCTTGATCGAAGAGAAACCACCACAACGCAGCGTGGGGTCTACGTCGTCTATCTGTTCAGCGAGGCAGGGGACGGGGTCTACCTCACTCTCGCCCAAGGAGTAACTGAGTTCGAGTCACTTCATCGGAAGGAAGCCGTTCGAAAGCTCAATGACCGTGCAGATGGGATAAGGGCTCTAATCCCCAGTCTCGCCGACGCGGGCTTCGATCTCTCTTCGGGCATAGATCTTCGTTCGAGTGGCAGCAAGGCGCGCATGTATGAAGCGTCCACGATCGCGTTCAAATACTACGGCGTGGACGAACTTCCCTCCGACCAATCGCTGATCGTCGATCTCGAAGCAGCTCTTCAGGCTTACGGTGCAGTTGTCGATGCTCACAGCGATCGGGTGGCGCCACGACTCGATCGCCGCATTGCGCTCGTGGGAACATGGCAGACAATTTCTCGGGACTACGGCTCTGTGCTAGAAGGCATAGACAGCAATGGCGGATGGGCTAGCGGCTGGACATTCAGGCTCCGAGAAGGCGTCCGCGACGAGCTGTCAAGCGGCTTCACGCTCTACATCAATGGAGGCAAACGTCAGATCGTTGCTAAGGCCCGCGTGGGGATGCTCCGCTGCGCGCCGTCTGCGGACGGGATCGCCAATCCATGGCCTTCGCTACCGGGAACATACGATGAAGGAAACCGATTCAACGATAGCGCCAATGGCGCTTACAAGACATGGTTCAAGCTCGAGGCCATCGAGTTCATCACCCCCTTCCCGGTTGAAGAGTTGGAACTGCTAGACGGATTCTCCACCCCCAACAGCGTGGTGAATCAGAACGCATTTGGTTACGTGTACGAGCGTATCAAAGACTCATGGCTCGGCGACGATGAAAGCCAGGATGCTGCTCGCGTGGAGGCGTCAAGCGCTCCCGTCGAGCTCGAGGTCGATCTAGACATGTCCTGGTTGGCGGCTGAGACGCTCCTCGCCGAAGGTGAGCTCAGCAGCATGATCGATTGTCTGCGTGGGAGTCAGCCGCAATTGATTCTGGCTGGTCCACCCGGTACCAGCAAGACCTGGGTAGCCCAGAAGTTAGCAACCTATCTAACTAGGGCTCGCAAGGGCGCGGTGCGATTGGTTCAGTTCCATCCCAGCTATACGTATGAGGCCTTCATCGAAGGTTTGCGCCCAGTTGCAGGCCCTTCAGGCGTTTCGTTCGACGTGAAGGCAGGCGTGGTGCTGCAGATAGTAAGTGACATGCGTAAGGCCGGACATCTCAACGATCCAGACCATCCCTACGTCATCATCATGGATGAGGCAAATCGAGCAAATCTCCCGAGGGTAATGGGGGAGCTTCTGTATCTTCTTGAGTATCGGGATCAGGCAATCAGTCTGCAGCTGTCCAAGGAGTTCAAGCTGCCGTCCAATCTGATGTTCATCGCAACGATGAACACCGCCGATCGCAGCATTCGTTCCATAGATGCGGCGATGCGGCGCCGTTTTGAAATCTTCGAGCTCGCACCTGATGCTGATGTGTTGGAACGCTACTTCAACTCCAGAGCTCTTCCGTCGGAAGCCGTAGTTGAAGGGCTGTCCAGGCTCAATGATCATCTCACTAGGGACCTGGACCGGCACCACACCATCGGCCACTCCTTCTTCATGCGCAATGACATGTCCCCGAAAGTTCTACGGGAGGTCTGGAAGCGAAAGCTTTTGCCGCTCATTGAGGAGTACTACTACGATCAGCCGGACGGTATCGGCGCCCTGAGCGTGAACCAGTTATGGCCAGACTATGCTGACTGA
- a CDS encoding McrC family protein, whose amino-acid sequence MHILKFRNVVGVVRLGDLQLQVAPKIPLTHFCHLMGKSEVAPRVDGSPARVGSSQDLRELVCRWLLAEAERVLRLGLHRDYSEYEEELAEVRGSVQPVPTVLANLSGRVAVHCTYSELDEDAAINRLMKASCAAIASDPSIDADERRRARRLVLSMGPVGVLRESDWQFQATRLHARYSKALPLAKLVLASRGASMEAGNFSGTCFLIPTPGIVESGLRNILANALSPIDVMKRGLRLAEGGITLNPDLVVDGSRIVGDVKYKFFGGDWDRASFNQIVAFASGFEAERGFVVGFRRREDGLVPLPAAVGKIRVRKFAWVASPETDPFLSERVLAEEVRNWIGM is encoded by the coding sequence ATGCACATCTTGAAATTTAGGAACGTGGTCGGTGTGGTCCGCTTGGGAGACCTCCAGCTGCAGGTTGCCCCTAAGATCCCGCTGACCCACTTCTGTCACCTAATGGGAAAATCTGAGGTGGCGCCGAGAGTGGACGGGTCGCCAGCTCGCGTCGGGAGCTCGCAAGACTTGCGCGAACTAGTCTGTCGATGGTTGCTTGCGGAAGCAGAGCGCGTCCTGCGGCTTGGATTGCATCGGGACTACAGCGAGTACGAGGAGGAGTTAGCTGAGGTGAGGGGCTCCGTGCAGCCGGTCCCCACCGTTCTGGCGAACCTCTCTGGTCGAGTGGCGGTTCATTGCACATATTCAGAGCTAGACGAAGACGCGGCGATCAACCGCCTGATGAAAGCGAGCTGTGCTGCGATTGCTTCGGACCCCAGCATCGATGCGGACGAGAGGCGGCGCGCCCGCCGCCTCGTACTGTCGATGGGGCCTGTGGGTGTGTTGCGTGAATCCGACTGGCAATTTCAGGCGACCCGTCTGCACGCGCGCTATTCAAAGGCGCTGCCGCTTGCGAAGCTAGTTTTGGCTTCGAGAGGAGCCTCCATGGAAGCCGGCAATTTCTCGGGGACTTGCTTCCTGATTCCAACGCCAGGCATAGTGGAGAGCGGACTGCGCAACATTCTTGCAAATGCGTTGTCGCCCATCGATGTAATGAAGCGTGGGCTCCGTTTGGCAGAGGGAGGGATCACGCTAAATCCCGACCTCGTCGTGGATGGAAGTCGCATCGTGGGAGACGTCAAATACAAGTTTTTCGGTGGGGACTGGGACCGTGCGAGCTTCAATCAGATCGTTGCATTCGCATCTGGCTTTGAGGCAGAAAGAGGATTCGTCGTGGGCTTCAGGCGCCGGGAGGATGGCTTGGTCCCTTTGCCGGCCGCAGTCGGCAAGATTCGGGTGAGAAAGTTTGCGTGGGTGGCGTCGCCTGAGACAGATCCTTTTCTGAGTGAAAGGGTGCTAGCTGAAGAAGTTCGAAACTGGATCGGCATGTAA